A window of the Thalassophryne amazonica chromosome 11, fThaAma1.1, whole genome shotgun sequence genome harbors these coding sequences:
- the LOC117519691 gene encoding uncharacterized protein LOC117519691 encodes MIRRLFALCLLRTVSLIQTPESPQQISWTVAEVGGSVNLSCPFDVHANRLFAWYKQSPGFMIQTVILGSYGTTTFLEQFDNSRFAFTKGDGHNVLHINNIQKEDEASYLCLSLTAARQTFVNGTFLAVNDSRMKSFSVKQNPETELVHLGASVNLQCSLFSKNKGKRIPCPGEPTVHWFRAASGEPHPGYIYSDGHTSAECEERSCIYSLSKTIQNPSDSGTYYCAVVTCGKILFGQGTTIQITGIPGGNAGGQHALNRAAVEGHLQFLLQVVFPEYSQEVESLLGLIDYVVGVDRPREVLCDVYAQELEGRNPLQVFPINVKGLHC; translated from the exons ATGATCAGGAGACTGTTCGCTTTGTGTCTTCTTCGTACAGTAT CTCTGATTCAAACTCCAGAGAGTCCACAGCAGATCTCCTGGACTGTGGCTGAAGTTGGTGGTTCTGTCAATTTGTCATGTCCATTTGATGTGCATGCAAACAGACTTTTTGCCTGGTATAAACAGTCTCCTGGATTTATGATTCAAACAGTTATTCTTGGATCTTATGGTACAACAACATTTCTTGAACAATTTGATAATTCAAGATTCGCATTCACAAAAGGAGATGGTCACAATGTTCTTCAtatcaacaacatacagaaagAAGATGAAGCATCTTATTTGTGTCTAAGCTTAACGGCAGCTCGACAGACCTTTGTGAATGGCACATTTTTGGctgtgaatg ATTCCAGGATGAAATCTTTCTCTGTGAAACAAAATCCAGAGACTGAGTTGGTCCATCTTGGTGCCTCAGTAAACCTCCAGTGTTCACTTTTCTCCAAGAACAAAGGAAAAAGAATTCCATGTCCAGGTGAACCGACTGTGCACTGGTTCAGAGCTGCATCAGGAGAACCTCATCCAGGCTACATTTACTCAGACGGACACACGAGTGCTGAGTGTGAAGAAAGGAGTTGCATCTACAGTCTGTCCAAAACGATACAGAACCCCTCTGATTCTGGGACGTACTACTGTGCTGTGGTCACATGTGGGAAAATCCTGTTTGGACAAGGAACTACAATACAGATAA CAGGTATACCAGGTGGAAATGCAGGAGGCCAGCACGCTCTCAATAGGGCAGCGGTAGAAGGACACCTGCAGTTTCTCCTCCAGGTGGTGTTTCCTGAGTattctcaggaagtggagtcactgctgggccTTATTGACTATGTGGTTGGTGTTGACAGACCAAGAGAGGTCCTCTGTGATGTATATGCCCAGGAACTTGAAGGCAGGAACCCTCTCCAAGTATTCCCCATTAATGTGAAGGGGCTCCATTGCTGA